One genomic window of Paenibacillus xylanilyticus includes the following:
- a CDS encoding FAD-binding oxidoreductase translates to MFKKMSVLLLLLVLCIWTYWRTGGEDQNPYLITDYSRLHPVKVERVVQGHQEQQLVELLKDARENHLTVSIAGQRHSQGGHTYYRDGIIIDMTSYNRILDIQPEAKRITVQAGATWADVQRAINPYGLSLKNMQSQNIFTVGGSISVNAHGRELRNGSLIQSVESFRLLTADGQIREVSRTSNSELFPLVLGGYGLFGLILDVTLTLTDDELYQLNVDRIQASAYPTYFRKNVLGDPDMRMHLARISLQPGEGYFSDMYALNYAMDTGASLQEYNKMSVREPGVLPAKILFNLNRGTVWGREWFWELQQRYFDSQDGTRISRNNAMASPSAFMEYHQPGTNDLLQEYFIPMDAFPAFVKEMGEIVSQEKLDLLNITVRYVPKDDEAVLSYATQDMFGLVCLFHASLSDDEQSKFKASLQRIIDSVIRFKGTYYLPYEAYATADQFDQAYVHKDVFFAAKEQYDPEHVFMNYFMEQYGGNGK, encoded by the coding sequence GTGTTCAAAAAAATGAGTGTACTCCTGCTGCTCCTTGTTTTATGCATTTGGACGTATTGGAGAACGGGTGGAGAAGATCAGAATCCATATCTCATTACAGATTACAGTCGCCTACACCCGGTAAAAGTGGAACGCGTCGTGCAGGGTCATCAGGAACAGCAGCTTGTAGAGCTGCTCAAGGATGCAAGGGAGAATCATCTGACGGTGTCCATAGCAGGACAACGTCATAGTCAGGGCGGACACACCTATTACCGAGACGGCATCATTATTGATATGACTTCTTATAACCGTATACTGGACATTCAGCCGGAAGCCAAAAGGATAACCGTTCAGGCCGGTGCAACATGGGCGGATGTGCAGCGAGCAATCAATCCGTATGGCCTTTCGCTCAAAAATATGCAGTCTCAAAACATCTTTACGGTCGGAGGTTCGATTAGTGTGAATGCCCACGGGAGGGAGCTTCGCAACGGATCATTGATTCAGAGCGTGGAGTCCTTTCGTCTCCTGACTGCTGATGGGCAGATCCGGGAAGTGAGCCGTACGTCCAATTCGGAACTATTTCCGTTGGTTCTGGGCGGATATGGACTCTTTGGCCTGATTTTGGATGTGACACTGACGCTGACGGACGATGAATTATATCAACTTAACGTAGACCGAATTCAGGCATCAGCGTACCCAACGTATTTCCGTAAAAATGTACTCGGCGATCCGGACATGCGGATGCATCTGGCCCGCATCTCACTTCAGCCGGGTGAAGGGTATTTTAGCGATATGTATGCTCTTAATTATGCGATGGATACGGGGGCCTCGCTTCAGGAATATAATAAAATGTCTGTACGCGAACCTGGCGTGCTGCCTGCCAAAATTCTATTCAACCTTAATCGCGGAACGGTTTGGGGCAGAGAGTGGTTTTGGGAACTGCAGCAGCGATATTTCGATTCACAGGACGGAACGAGGATCAGCCGGAATAATGCGATGGCTTCCCCATCAGCGTTTATGGAATATCATCAGCCCGGCACGAACGACTTGCTGCAGGAGTATTTTATCCCTATGGATGCTTTTCCTGCTTTCGTTAAGGAGATGGGGGAGATCGTTTCCCAAGAGAAACTCGATCTGCTGAACATAACCGTTCGTTATGTGCCGAAAGACGATGAAGCCGTTCTATCCTATGCAACACAGGATATGTTCGGCCTGGTATGCCTATTCCATGCCTCGCTGTCGGACGATGAACAGAGTAAGTTCAAGGCTAGTTTGCAGAGGATCATAGATTCGGTGATTCGCTTCAAAGGGACCTATTATTTGCCCTATGAGGCATATGCCACAGCGGATCAATTCGATCAGGCCTACGTTCATAAGGACGTTTTCTTTGCAGCGAAGGAACAGTACGATCCAGAGCATGTATTTATGAACTATTTTATGGAGCAATACGGAGGGAACGGTAAATGA
- a CDS encoding MFS transporter, with protein sequence MNMKWLVRSQSMVTLASGMIYPYYLLFLKNLGNSFSKYGLAFAVFTISSAAASQWLGPRLDVYAKRWLMMSSLGMAGAMIAFPWITSYIWVLLLQIIMGLCNAMQRMSERVLLADNTEPGKRGKPVGNYHFWTSAASGFAVIIGGLLIDWLTIDVLFYLSAMLYVWGSISIWRSHDAATR encoded by the coding sequence ATGAATATGAAGTGGTTGGTCCGTTCACAGAGCATGGTTACCCTTGCTTCAGGTATGATTTATCCTTATTATTTGTTGTTTCTTAAAAATCTCGGTAACAGCTTCTCCAAATATGGACTTGCCTTTGCTGTTTTTACAATCAGTTCAGCGGCTGCATCACAGTGGCTGGGCCCTCGGCTGGACGTGTATGCAAAACGGTGGCTAATGATGAGTTCGCTGGGCATGGCAGGAGCAATGATTGCTTTTCCGTGGATTACAAGCTACATATGGGTATTGCTGCTGCAGATCATCATGGGGCTCTGCAATGCCATGCAGCGAATGAGTGAACGGGTGCTGCTTGCAGACAATACGGAGCCAGGTAAACGGGGCAAGCCGGTTGGCAATTATCATTTCTGGACATCGGCTGCATCAGGATTTGCCGTGATTATCGGTGGACTGCTGATCGACTGGCTTACGATTGATGTTTTGTTTTATCTAAGTGCTATGTTGTATGTTTGGGGAAGTATATCCATATGGCGGTCACATGATGCAGCAACCCGTTAA
- a CDS encoding DUF3243 domain-containing protein, whose product MNESNHVIHKDGQVATEKVENAIDKIAPEEREQILQNFDAFKEYLGKRIALGESIGLGEEQMAKIAEKVADYLAAKEEPRNREEKLLQELWNVGKEEERHMLAHMLVRLAQHTH is encoded by the coding sequence ATGAATGAGAGTAATCATGTAATTCATAAAGATGGTCAAGTGGCAACGGAGAAGGTTGAGAATGCAATCGACAAAATTGCACCAGAGGAAAGAGAACAGATTCTGCAAAACTTCGATGCATTTAAAGAGTATTTGGGTAAACGGATCGCTTTGGGAGAATCCATAGGCTTGGGTGAAGAGCAGATGGCTAAAATTGCCGAGAAGGTAGCCGATTATCTGGCAGCCAAGGAAGAGCCGCGTAACCGTGAAGAGAAATTGCTGCAGGAGCTATGGAATGTGGGTAAGGAAGAGGAACGACATATGCTGGCTCATATGCTGGTCCGTCTTGCACAGCACACTCATTAA
- the cyoE gene encoding heme o synthase, which produces MLKDMIALTKPRLLRLNVFAVAVGFWVASKWDISWLSLLLVIIGSTLVIASACVINNYWDRELDQKMERTKKRIEYINHLRPAFVLWYGIILGVAGFAVLYVWVNPLSGWLSLLGWFAYIVIYTMWLKRSSTWSTSLGGIAGAMPPVIGYCAVTNQIDMGAWLLFALLFLWQPPHFWSLGIRRVEEYRAAGFPLLPVVKGITRTKFQMVPYVFLLLPAVFLLYYYNYVGLVFLIVSLLSSVVWFIHTLSGLKTQDDEKWAKINFLISVNYLMLIFILMVVNTTWR; this is translated from the coding sequence ATGCTTAAAGACATGATTGCATTAACGAAGCCCAGACTTCTGCGGCTCAATGTATTTGCGGTGGCGGTAGGATTCTGGGTCGCTTCAAAATGGGATATCTCGTGGTTATCCCTGCTGCTTGTCATCATTGGATCCACTCTGGTTATCGCCTCGGCATGTGTCATCAACAATTACTGGGATCGAGAGCTCGACCAGAAGATGGAGCGAACCAAAAAACGCATCGAGTATATCAACCATCTTCGTCCCGCCTTTGTGCTATGGTACGGTATTATTCTGGGTGTTGCCGGTTTCGCCGTGTTATACGTCTGGGTGAATCCGCTGTCAGGCTGGCTTTCGCTTCTTGGGTGGTTTGCTTATATCGTGATCTATACGATGTGGCTGAAGCGCAGCTCTACCTGGAGCACCTCTCTTGGCGGCATAGCCGGGGCGATGCCACCGGTAATTGGTTACTGTGCGGTGACCAATCAGATTGATATGGGGGCATGGTTGCTGTTTGCACTGTTATTTCTATGGCAGCCGCCACACTTCTGGTCGCTCGGGATCCGGCGGGTTGAGGAGTATCGTGCAGCGGGGTTTCCGCTTTTGCCTGTTGTGAAGGGGATTACACGGACCAAGTTTCAAATGGTGCCTTATGTGTTCCTGCTGCTCCCTGCTGTATTTTTGTTGTACTACTACAATTACGTTGGACTTGTTTTTCTGATCGTATCGCTGCTAAGCAGTGTGGTCTGGTTCATCCATACCCTTAGCGGGTTGAAGACGCAGGATGACGAGAAATGGGCCAAAATCAACTTTTTGATTTCGGTTAATTACTTAATGCTTATTTTTATCTTGATGGTTGTGAACACGACCTGGAGGTAA
- a CDS encoding tetratricopeptide repeat protein, with translation MSQLEQAIRLRQEGKTQEAIELLHTMAEKEPGNADVWYQLAWAHDSLGLERQAVPYYETALSQGLTGEDRAGAILGLGSTYRTLGQYEQAKKWLETGMEEFPEQREFEVFYAMVLYNTGEHAEAMKRLLVQLADTSTDPGIHDYHKAIRFYSDQLDRIWE, from the coding sequence ATGAGTCAACTAGAGCAGGCAATACGGTTAAGACAGGAAGGCAAGACGCAGGAAGCGATCGAGTTATTACATACCATGGCGGAGAAGGAACCGGGTAATGCAGACGTATGGTATCAATTGGCCTGGGCACATGATTCACTTGGATTGGAACGCCAAGCCGTTCCATATTATGAAACAGCGCTAAGCCAGGGATTAACGGGGGAAGACAGAGCAGGAGCCATTCTGGGACTCGGCAGTACATATCGGACTTTGGGTCAATATGAACAGGCTAAGAAATGGCTGGAAACGGGAATGGAAGAGTTTCCGGAACAGCGGGAATTCGAAGTCTTCTATGCCATGGTACTCTACAATACAGGGGAACATGCGGAAGCCATGAAACGGCTGCTGGTTCAGCTGGCGGATACATCAACGGATCCAGGAATACATGATTATCATAAGGCCATCCGCTTTTATTCGGATCAACTGGATCGCATCTGGGAGTAA
- a CDS encoding LysR family transcriptional regulator: MSLVKYEILNAVVEYGSLTKAADALNITQSAISHAIASLEADCGFTLLNRGRTGVKVTAEGERILGYTREILRWNELMNQEISLIRGAEVGTVRIGTFASVSTQWLPGILKQFRLRHPGIEIKLWEGDYAEIEAWLAGGAIDLGFLSLGESMSYETIPLQKDRMMCILPLGHPLADETSVSFELLLEQPFILPRWGGDNEIERLIRQHAAKLNVVYDVAEDQAIMAMVRNGLGISLLPEMVLQGHTNELALVPLRGDPYRTIGLVCPSLANLSPATRRFIEAVQEWLANTP; the protein is encoded by the coding sequence ATGTCATTGGTTAAGTATGAAATTCTAAATGCCGTCGTAGAATACGGAAGTCTTACCAAGGCTGCGGATGCCCTGAATATTACTCAGTCTGCTATCAGTCATGCCATTGCCAGTCTGGAGGCGGATTGCGGATTTACATTGTTGAATCGAGGCCGAACAGGTGTGAAGGTTACCGCTGAAGGGGAACGGATTCTTGGTTATACGCGTGAAATATTGCGTTGGAACGAGCTCATGAACCAGGAAATATCCCTGATTCGCGGAGCTGAGGTCGGCACAGTGCGCATTGGAACATTTGCCAGCGTCTCGACCCAATGGCTGCCTGGAATACTGAAGCAGTTCCGCTTACGGCATCCGGGTATAGAGATCAAACTGTGGGAGGGTGACTATGCTGAAATCGAAGCCTGGCTGGCGGGCGGGGCTATTGATCTCGGCTTTTTATCCCTTGGCGAATCGATGTCTTATGAGACCATCCCATTGCAAAAAGACAGGATGATGTGCATCCTGCCTCTAGGTCATCCACTTGCAGATGAGACTTCCGTATCGTTTGAATTGCTCCTGGAACAGCCTTTTATCCTGCCCCGCTGGGGTGGTGACAATGAAATCGAACGTTTAATTCGTCAGCACGCCGCCAAGCTGAATGTAGTCTATGATGTTGCTGAAGATCAGGCCATCATGGCCATGGTTCGAAACGGACTCGGGATCAGTCTCCTGCCTGAGATGGTATTACAAGGTCATACGAATGAACTGGCTCTTGTACCACTCCGCGGTGACCCTTACCGTACCATTGGGCTAGTCTGCCCTTCTCTTGCCAATCTGTCTCCAGCCACCCGCCGGTTTATTGAAGCTGTACAAGAATGGCTGGCGAATACCCCTTAG
- a CDS encoding DMT family transporter, with amino-acid sequence MGRVIGKQVNVSRRADLQMLLATVIWGSSYLFMKSGLESMQELNLVAFRFSIAFIAAAVIFHRRLFRMDLKTLVAGTIMGTALFAAFVLITYGVQRTTTSQAGFLISLAVIFVPILSTILHRRMPDTRLMISIIVAVAGLGLLTLQHELSLHTGDILCILAALTYAIYIMIAGRYIPKHDPLTLGTIQLGVAAIWGIGATFLFESPRLPDTPESWVAILGLGVLCSGIGYILQTLAQRHASPTRTSLIFSLEPLFAAAFAFSFQGETLTLQGYTGAALMLLGVLITEIKSLDVRFWRRKRGTLPAELGEQGASGI; translated from the coding sequence GTGGGTAGAGTCATTGGAAAACAAGTTAATGTTTCAAGAAGAGCAGATCTGCAGATGCTGCTCGCAACTGTTATTTGGGGTTCCTCCTATTTATTCATGAAGTCAGGTCTGGAGTCCATGCAAGAACTCAATTTGGTTGCTTTTCGCTTCAGTATCGCTTTTATTGCCGCAGCGGTTATTTTCCACCGGCGACTGTTCCGAATGGATCTGAAAACACTTGTGGCAGGAACCATCATGGGTACTGCATTATTTGCAGCTTTTGTGCTGATTACTTATGGAGTACAGCGGACAACGACTTCGCAGGCAGGGTTTCTGATTAGTTTGGCCGTAATCTTTGTACCGATCCTAAGCACCATCTTACATAGACGCATGCCAGATACAAGGCTGATGATTAGCATTATTGTGGCTGTTGCCGGGCTTGGTCTGCTCACACTCCAGCATGAGCTTAGCCTGCATACTGGTGATATCCTATGTATTTTGGCTGCTCTTACGTATGCTATTTATATCATGATTGCTGGAAGGTATATTCCGAAACATGATCCCTTAACGCTTGGCACCATTCAGCTGGGGGTTGCAGCAATCTGGGGAATCGGGGCTACGTTCCTGTTCGAGAGTCCGCGATTGCCGGATACACCGGAATCGTGGGTAGCTATTCTCGGACTTGGGGTACTGTGCAGTGGTATTGGATATATCCTCCAGACACTGGCTCAGCGTCATGCATCGCCTACCCGGACCAGTCTCATTTTCTCTCTTGAACCGCTGTTTGCAGCAGCCTTTGCTTTTAGCTTCCAGGGAGAGACATTAACGCTGCAAGGTTATACGGGAGCCGCATTGATGCTGCTGGGTGTATTAATAACAGAAATTAAATCATTGGACGTCAGGTTTTGGCGCAGGAAGCGGGGAACATTGCCTGCAGAACTAGGGGAGCAGGGAGCTTCCGGAATATAA
- a CDS encoding LacI family DNA-binding transcriptional regulator, which yields MGKKVTMQQIADAAGVSKFAVSRALTGKPGVSEQTREMIVRTADQLGYFKTETKRYPVEPQPVRSSKPVQSGTILILFPNIRSQNRSSLYWGPVFDGISARLNEQGMDILTLTEPSSDRMFSVLNPEAISGIITVGSISTPILLEIYRLQIPLVMVDHEDPAIHGDTVFTDNIKCMKELVLMLVSKGYRRFQFAGQLPDAASFRERWLGYRTVLEEMQLPTMQHADLLGPDLKLIQKAITEMPLEDIPEVIVCTNDHTAVIVLRALQSRGIAVPERCAVTGFDNTSVDEPILATVHINKENLGLRAVDQLLWRMDHPHEPYERKLIYSDLVVRDEYNAIREQDQSE from the coding sequence ATGGGCAAAAAAGTGACCATGCAGCAAATCGCCGATGCTGCGGGGGTGTCGAAATTCGCAGTCTCGCGTGCTTTGACGGGAAAACCAGGGGTGAGTGAACAAACCAGGGAAATGATTGTGAGAACGGCAGATCAACTGGGGTATTTCAAAACAGAAACCAAGCGATATCCTGTTGAGCCACAGCCTGTACGCAGCAGCAAGCCCGTGCAGTCAGGCACGATTCTCATTTTGTTTCCCAATATTCGTTCCCAAAATCGCTCCTCACTGTACTGGGGGCCTGTATTTGACGGTATTTCCGCCCGCCTTAACGAACAGGGGATGGACATATTAACATTAACCGAACCATCTTCGGACCGGATGTTCTCGGTACTTAATCCTGAAGCGATTAGCGGCATTATAACCGTGGGTTCCATCTCCACCCCTATACTGCTTGAAATTTATAGACTTCAAATTCCACTCGTAATGGTGGATCATGAAGACCCGGCTATTCACGGGGATACCGTATTTACGGATAATATTAAATGTATGAAAGAACTGGTGCTGATGCTCGTAAGCAAGGGGTACAGACGATTCCAGTTTGCCGGCCAGCTTCCTGATGCAGCAAGCTTCAGAGAGCGTTGGTTAGGATACCGAACGGTGCTTGAAGAAATGCAGCTACCAACAATGCAGCATGCTGACTTGCTGGGACCGGATCTCAAGCTCATTCAGAAGGCAATAACCGAAATGCCGTTAGAAGATATTCCAGAAGTCATCGTCTGTACCAATGATCATACGGCAGTAATCGTACTGCGTGCCTTACAGAGTCGAGGCATTGCGGTGCCAGAGCGCTGTGCGGTAACGGGGTTTGATAATACGAGTGTAGATGAGCCTATTCTGGCCACGGTTCATATCAATAAGGAGAACCTCGGCCTTAGGGCAGTAGATCAATTATTATGGCGTATGGATCATCCCCACGAGCCGTATGAACGCAAGTTGATCTATTCCGATTTGGTTGTCCGGGATGAGTACAATGCCATTCGTGAGCAAGATCAAAGTGAATAA
- a CDS encoding beta-mannosidase, whose protein sequence is MSKIQSQIFQNWTFKACEDQEWLPAQVPGCVHTDLLKLDKIPDPFYGTNEKEIQWIDKKDWEYRTVFDINEDLLSQEHLEIVFDGLDTYADVYVNDQHVLSADNMFRVWNVDVKSIVKASGNVLRIRFRSPIQEDLPKLEKLGYALPASNDQSDVGGLGDKRVSIFARKAPYHYGWDWGPRFVTSGIWREARLEGWSEVKINDVFIRQNEVTASAASLTAIVEVETFNPIETIIRIGSDGQTWEQAASLQAGVQTIEIPFSINEPKLWWSRGLGDPHMYSFVTEVLKGEQVLADSTVKTGLRSIRLVRDKDEAGASFYFELNGVAVFAKGANHIPNDSFITEITAERYRHEIVSAAESNMNMLRVWGGGIYEEDVFYELCDEYGLLVWQDFMFACSMYPGDEAFLNSVRHEAIDNVKRLRNHPSIVLWCGNNEIDSAWAHYIEDGGWGWKKDYNAEQREKIWADYEAIFHELLPEVVEAYAPGVDYWPSSPLVSLTNDEKQHANPSTSEGDIHYWGVWHSVEPFENYNVYVGRFMSEYGFQSFPEYKSVRRYAEEEDLALESEVMLAHQKNGAGNRLIKQYMDMYMHEPKDFPSFLYMSQVLQAEAMKTAIEAHRRRKPYCMGTLYWQMNDCWPVASWAGMDYFGNWKALQYYAKRSFSDVLVSVDGTNEDRTDVYLISDQLQPVEGQLQVQLIGFDGTVYREEEHAVSLESNSGKQVLTLNNADWLQGRDAAATLLRLELKRKGHADIVQEHYFAPSKDLALKQAAIQVTEVQESDGSYVVLESDTLAKQVWISTEAEGVFSDNFFDLIPGIPVKVKFTSREGLQHAGAASETGTIEVRSMADFIKL, encoded by the coding sequence ATGAGTAAAATACAATCACAGATTTTTCAAAATTGGACGTTCAAGGCTTGTGAAGATCAAGAATGGTTGCCGGCTCAGGTGCCAGGCTGTGTGCATACGGATTTGCTGAAACTGGATAAGATTCCTGACCCGTTTTATGGAACGAACGAGAAAGAAATTCAGTGGATTGACAAGAAGGATTGGGAATACCGGACAGTTTTTGATATAAACGAGGATTTGTTGTCACAGGAACATCTGGAGATTGTATTTGACGGTCTCGATACATATGCGGATGTATATGTGAATGACCAGCACGTATTGTCCGCTGACAACATGTTCCGCGTGTGGAATGTGGATGTGAAGTCCATTGTGAAGGCCAGTGGTAACGTACTCCGAATTCGTTTTCGGTCACCGATCCAGGAGGATTTGCCCAAGCTTGAGAAGCTGGGTTATGCATTGCCCGCATCCAATGATCAGTCCGATGTCGGTGGACTTGGTGATAAACGGGTGAGTATTTTTGCCCGGAAAGCACCGTATCACTACGGTTGGGATTGGGGTCCCCGCTTCGTAACCAGCGGCATCTGGCGTGAAGCGCGTCTGGAAGGCTGGTCCGAAGTGAAAATCAATGATGTATTCATCAGGCAAAATGAAGTAACCGCTTCCGCTGCCTCGCTGACGGCCATCGTGGAGGTTGAAACGTTCAACCCGATTGAAACTATCATTCGTATTGGTTCGGATGGACAGACATGGGAACAGGCTGCTTCACTGCAGGCAGGCGTGCAAACGATCGAAATTCCATTTTCGATTAACGAACCGAAGCTGTGGTGGAGCAGGGGATTAGGTGATCCGCATATGTACTCCTTTGTTACGGAAGTGCTCAAGGGAGAGCAGGTTTTGGCCGATTCGACTGTTAAGACAGGACTTCGATCTATTCGCCTGGTGCGGGACAAGGATGAAGCTGGAGCTTCTTTCTACTTTGAGTTGAATGGTGTTGCCGTGTTTGCAAAAGGTGCCAATCACATTCCAAATGACAGCTTTATTACGGAGATTACGGCAGAGCGTTATCGGCATGAGATTGTCTCAGCAGCCGAGTCTAACATGAACATGCTGCGGGTCTGGGGCGGCGGTATTTATGAAGAAGATGTGTTCTATGAATTATGCGATGAGTACGGCTTGCTGGTTTGGCAGGACTTTATGTTTGCATGCAGCATGTATCCGGGTGACGAAGCGTTCCTGAACAGCGTGAGACATGAGGCCATTGATAATGTGAAACGTTTGCGCAATCATCCAAGCATCGTACTGTGGTGCGGAAATAACGAAATCGACTCGGCTTGGGCTCATTACATTGAAGACGGTGGCTGGGGCTGGAAAAAGGATTATAATGCCGAACAGCGCGAGAAGATCTGGGCAGATTATGAAGCCATTTTCCATGAGCTACTTCCGGAAGTGGTTGAAGCCTATGCACCAGGTGTGGACTATTGGCCTTCTTCGCCACTCGTATCTCTGACGAATGATGAGAAGCAGCATGCTAATCCATCGACGTCGGAAGGGGATATTCACTACTGGGGCGTGTGGCACAGCGTTGAACCATTCGAAAACTACAACGTTTACGTTGGCCGTTTTATGAGCGAATATGGATTCCAGTCGTTCCCGGAATACAAGTCGGTTCGCAGATATGCGGAGGAAGAGGATCTGGCACTGGAATCCGAAGTGATGCTGGCACACCAGAAGAACGGTGCAGGTAACCGTCTGATCAAGCAGTATATGGACATGTACATGCATGAACCGAAGGACTTCCCATCCTTCCTGTACATGAGTCAAGTGCTTCAGGCTGAAGCAATGAAAACAGCCATTGAGGCACATCGCCGCCGTAAACCGTACTGTATGGGAACACTCTACTGGCAGATGAATGATTGCTGGCCGGTCGCTTCGTGGGCAGGTATGGACTACTTCGGTAACTGGAAGGCCTTGCAGTATTATGCCAAACGCAGTTTCAGTGACGTGCTGGTTTCGGTGGATGGTACGAACGAAGATAGAACGGATGTTTACCTGATTTCGGATCAGCTGCAGCCGGTTGAGGGTCAATTGCAAGTGCAGCTCATAGGGTTCGATGGTACGGTATACCGGGAGGAAGAGCACGCAGTGAGTCTGGAGTCGAATTCCGGCAAACAGGTCCTGACCCTGAACAACGCCGACTGGCTCCAAGGCCGCGATGCGGCAGCAACCCTGTTGCGATTGGAACTGAAGCGGAAGGGTCACGCAGACATTGTACAGGAACACTATTTTGCACCGTCGAAGGATCTTGCCTTGAAGCAAGCTGCGATCCAGGTGACTGAAGTGCAGGAGTCCGATGGTTCATATGTGGTTCTGGAGAGTGATACCCTGGCTAAACAGGTATGGATCTCTACAGAAGCTGAAGGCGTGTTCTCCGATAACTTCTTCGATCTCATTCCTGGCATTCCGGTGAAGGTCAAGTTCACGTCCAGAGAAGGGTTACAGCATGCTGGTGCTGCCTCGGAAACTGGTACGATTGAAGTTCGTTCGATGGCTGATTTTATTAAGCTGTAA
- a CDS encoding colicin E5-related ribonuclease, producing the protein MTKIQIPVDQMTHTIGLFKLGHGHLQQILDKVNSHLTPLIGGFEGETAERFAHLYRYAEKNLNNTLELLHMVSLRLEQIRDRFVDTDSTMVNISALLDYQANQSTSLTNDLVCGPNDPPPKRSIEEHVDAFFNQAGENVAVIGDSILQLGKDFIEHPLDTAGELLYDNTIGTVTDIGNGIAFTWNYGWDNGDTREQAEKQIAAEFDKMKQEGGAEYAANITTSMLLGVFGRRVGLKSIDGKQHHSPHTDSSGSNGHGMNSQMNSYSGEPFHYSQEPTKRGGKSIADQITERGWNDQRLSEAINEPAGTVDWVDQRKGQNNAPVTVYYHKDSGYVVRRNDTGEIIQVSQVDDPDWSTYWSDDDIKWIK; encoded by the coding sequence ATGACAAAGATACAGATTCCTGTGGATCAAATGACACATACGATTGGACTGTTTAAGTTAGGCCACGGGCACTTGCAGCAAATTCTAGATAAAGTAAACAGCCATCTTACTCCGTTGATTGGTGGATTTGAAGGAGAGACAGCTGAGCGTTTTGCCCATCTATACCGCTATGCGGAGAAAAACTTGAATAACACTCTGGAGCTGCTCCACATGGTGTCCCTACGGTTGGAACAAATACGTGATCGCTTTGTGGATACCGATTCCACTATGGTTAATATCTCGGCGCTTCTCGATTATCAAGCGAACCAAAGTACATCCCTTACCAATGATCTCGTATGCGGCCCCAATGACCCACCTCCTAAACGAAGTATCGAGGAACATGTGGATGCCTTCTTTAATCAGGCTGGGGAGAATGTAGCTGTAATTGGGGATTCTATTCTCCAACTAGGTAAAGATTTCATAGAACATCCTCTGGATACCGCAGGGGAGCTTTTGTATGATAATACCATTGGTACCGTTACGGATATAGGTAACGGAATTGCCTTCACTTGGAACTATGGTTGGGACAATGGAGATACCCGCGAACAGGCAGAGAAGCAAATAGCAGCTGAGTTCGATAAAATGAAGCAGGAGGGCGGGGCAGAGTATGCTGCAAATATTACAACTTCCATGCTACTTGGTGTCTTTGGAAGAAGGGTTGGATTAAAGTCCATCGATGGTAAGCAGCATCATTCACCTCATACCGATTCGAGTGGAAGTAATGGACATGGGATGAATTCTCAAATGAATAGTTATTCTGGAGAGCCCTTTCACTATAGCCAAGAACCTACAAAAAGAGGTGGCAAAAGTATTGCAGATCAAATTACTGAACGTGGTTGGAATGATCAACGACTGAGTGAAGCTATAAATGAACCAGCAGGGACTGTAGACTGGGTTGATCAAAGAAAAGGACAGAATAATGCACCGGTTACAGTATATTATCACAAAGATAGTGGTTATGTTGTTAGAAGAAATGATACGGGAGAAATTATCCAAGTTAGTCAAGTGGATGACCCCGATTGGAGCACATACTGGTCAGATGATGATATCAAATGGATTAAATAG
- a CDS encoding SMI1/KNR4 family protein, with protein sequence MVDNNTWSTEYSSVDMRAVRLVEKKWGIQFPSEYINFIQKYHGAEPVQRTLNINGKKVMFSSFLTFIAFDDLDILDVYNEQKNSLPLNHFPFAIDEEGNLFCFNFSNLPDPSIIYVETIRSDNPLHTYIAADFTEFIQQFN encoded by the coding sequence ATGGTCGATAATAATACCTGGAGCACGGAGTATTCTTCTGTTGATATGCGTGCAGTAAGGTTAGTAGAAAAAAAATGGGGTATACAGTTTCCTTCAGAGTACATTAACTTTATTCAAAAATATCACGGTGCAGAGCCTGTACAACGGACATTGAATATCAATGGAAAGAAAGTTATGTTTTCTTCCTTCCTAACATTCATCGCATTTGATGATCTTGATATATTAGATGTATACAATGAGCAAAAGAACAGTCTTCCTCTTAATCATTTTCCTTTTGCTATAGATGAGGAGGGTAACCTGTTTTGCTTTAATTTCAGTAACTTGCCTGATCCTAGCATTATTTATGTAGAAACGATACGTTCTGACAACCCTCTGCATACTTATATCGCAGCAGACTTTACAGAGTTTATCCAACAATTTAATTAG